The following proteins are co-located in the Streptomyces sp. NBC_01198 genome:
- a CDS encoding GNAT family N-acetyltransferase, with product MSADDLDVRHFTHDDLPQIRRTLIDVHAAAQGKEAMQGDDFKKRFPWFVDHWGGNPGFACVIACVIAVGFAYGAPAAPEREWWRDHLDPAPEKHRTFSYSELAVIPEWRKKGVADRLSRTLMDGRDGDLAVLLVDVDHPRVQALYESWGYRKVGERQPFPDSPVYAVMIAELPLS from the coding sequence GTGAGTGCCGACGACCTCGACGTCCGTCACTTCACGCACGACGACCTGCCGCAGATCCGCCGCACGCTCATCGACGTCCATGCGGCGGCCCAGGGCAAAGAGGCCATGCAGGGCGACGACTTCAAGAAGCGCTTCCCGTGGTTCGTGGACCACTGGGGCGGCAACCCCGGGTTCGCCTGCGTCATCGCCTGCGTCATCGCGGTCGGCTTCGCCTACGGAGCCCCGGCGGCCCCTGAGCGCGAGTGGTGGCGCGACCACCTCGACCCGGCCCCGGAGAAGCACCGCACGTTCTCCTACTCGGAGCTGGCAGTGATTCCGGAGTGGCGGAAGAAGGGCGTCGCGGACCGCCTCTCCCGCACCCTGATGGACGGGCGGGATGGGGACCTCGCGGTCCTCCTGGTGGACGTGGACCACCCCCGCGTGCAGGCTCTGTACGAGTCCTGGGGGTACCGGAAGGTCGGAGAGCGCCAGCCCTTCCCGGACTCCCCGGTGTACGCCGTGATGATCGCCGAACTGCCGCTGTCCTGA
- a CDS encoding amino acid permease, translating into MTATAPSDARSQPPDHGNGEDTAGLADFGYRQELHRSLGRYASFAAGFSFISVLTTVFQFFAFGYSFGGARFFWTWPAVLIGQLLVAACFAELAARYPISGAIYQWSSRLSNAVFGWYAGWIMVLGQIVVVAAAALALQVVLPAVWSGFQLVGTDTSPVSSDGAANAAVLGIVLLVLTTAVNLLDNKVMSLVNRIGVTAEIVGAVLIIVLLLTHADRSPAVTVHTGGGGSALLVGSFAAAYVMIGFDSAGEMSEETRHPRRVAPRTILTALTAAGLLASLLVLAALLAAPSLTDGRLGTDGLSYVLTSRLGSGLGRVLLCDVALAVAVATLAIQTSATRMLFSMARDSALPFSPALSRVSPRTGQPPAPALAVGVLSATLLLIAFASPEAWLAIGTTCIVMLYLAYSMVTGPLLLRRLRTPLPPATDESGNPVFSLGRWGVPVNAAALLYGLAMTVNLAWPRAAVYDPSGKHWYFQWFTLLFLAAALALGFSWRALRAQRTRPAQESPSTPILPSPTR; encoded by the coding sequence ATGACCGCCACCGCACCATCGGACGCCCGTTCACAACCGCCTGACCACGGGAACGGCGAGGACACCGCCGGACTCGCGGACTTCGGCTACCGCCAGGAGCTGCACCGCAGCCTCGGCCGCTACGCGTCCTTCGCGGCCGGCTTCTCCTTCATCTCGGTCCTGACCACCGTCTTCCAGTTCTTCGCCTTCGGCTACTCCTTCGGCGGCGCGCGCTTCTTCTGGACCTGGCCCGCCGTCCTGATCGGCCAGCTGCTGGTCGCCGCGTGCTTCGCCGAACTCGCCGCCCGCTACCCGATATCCGGCGCCATCTACCAGTGGTCGAGCCGGCTGAGCAACGCCGTCTTCGGCTGGTACGCCGGCTGGATCATGGTGCTCGGGCAGATCGTGGTCGTCGCCGCGGCGGCCCTCGCGCTGCAGGTCGTCCTGCCCGCGGTCTGGTCCGGCTTCCAGCTGGTCGGCACCGACACCTCACCGGTCTCGTCGGACGGCGCGGCCAACGCGGCCGTGCTCGGCATCGTCCTGCTGGTGCTCACCACCGCGGTGAACCTGCTGGACAACAAGGTCATGTCGCTGGTCAACCGGATCGGGGTGACCGCGGAGATCGTCGGCGCCGTACTGATCATCGTCCTGCTGCTCACCCACGCCGACCGCTCCCCCGCGGTCACCGTGCACACCGGGGGCGGCGGTTCAGCGCTGCTGGTCGGCTCCTTCGCCGCCGCCTACGTGATGATCGGCTTCGACAGCGCAGGCGAGATGAGCGAGGAGACCCGGCACCCGCGCCGGGTCGCCCCGCGGACCATCCTCACCGCGCTGACCGCGGCCGGGCTGCTGGCGTCCCTGCTGGTGCTCGCCGCGCTGCTGGCCGCGCCCAGCCTCACCGACGGCCGGCTCGGCACGGACGGCCTGTCCTACGTGCTCACCAGCCGGCTCGGCAGCGGTCTCGGCCGCGTCCTGCTCTGCGACGTCGCCCTCGCGGTCGCGGTCGCCACGCTGGCGATCCAGACATCGGCGACCCGGATGCTCTTCTCGATGGCCCGCGACAGCGCGCTGCCCTTCTCCCCCGCCCTGTCCCGGGTCTCCCCCCGCACCGGCCAGCCGCCCGCCCCCGCGCTGGCCGTCGGCGTGCTGTCGGCCACGCTGCTGCTGATCGCCTTCGCCTCGCCCGAGGCGTGGCTGGCCATCGGCACGACGTGCATCGTGATGCTCTACCTCGCCTACTCCATGGTCACCGGCCCCCTCCTGCTACGCCGCCTGCGCACCCCCCTGCCACCCGCCACCGACGAGTCCGGCAACCCCGTCTTCTCCCTGGGCCGCTGGGGCGTCCCGGTCAACGCCGCCGCCCTCCTCTACGGCCTGGCGATGACCGTCAACCTCGCCTGGCCGCGGGCCGCCGTCTACGACCCCTCGGGCAAGCACTGGTACTTCCAGTGGTTCACCCTGCTCTTCCTGGCCGCCGCCCTGGCCCTGGGCTTCTCCTGGCGAGCGTTGCGGGCCCAACGCACCCGCCCTGCCCAGGAGTCGCCGTCCACGCCGATCCTCCCGTCCCCCACCCGGTAG
- a CDS encoding PadR family transcriptional regulator — protein sequence MVLLGERPMHPYEIARVLRQRGKEHSIKINYGSLYTVVQNLEKYGFVTVAGVQRQGNRPERTLYGLTAEGRVEMHDWLADLVAVPVQEYPVFEAGLSLIAALHPDEVVELLTERAAAQEIQAAGLRGVLAKLGAELPRLFLLETDYKARMIEAQAAWVRDLLAEIAAGTLTGADEWRSWHETGDVPEGWPELEGQFSDLDTAEAAAGETGRPAVSSPAESRTAEGERPGPTS from the coding sequence ATGGTGCTGCTCGGCGAACGGCCCATGCACCCCTACGAGATCGCCCGGGTGCTGCGGCAACGCGGCAAGGAACACAGCATCAAGATCAACTACGGGTCGCTCTACACGGTGGTGCAGAATCTCGAGAAATACGGCTTCGTCACCGTCGCCGGCGTCCAACGGCAGGGCAACCGCCCCGAGCGCACCCTCTACGGCCTCACCGCCGAGGGCCGGGTCGAGATGCACGACTGGCTCGCCGACCTGGTCGCCGTGCCGGTGCAGGAGTATCCGGTGTTCGAGGCGGGGCTCTCGCTGATCGCGGCGCTGCACCCGGACGAGGTCGTGGAGCTGCTCACCGAACGGGCCGCCGCCCAGGAGATCCAGGCCGCAGGCCTGCGCGGGGTGCTGGCCAAGCTGGGCGCCGAACTGCCGCGGCTGTTCCTGCTGGAGACCGACTACAAGGCCCGCATGATCGAGGCGCAGGCGGCTTGGGTCCGCGATCTGCTGGCCGAGATCGCCGCGGGCACCCTGACCGGCGCCGACGAGTGGCGCAGCTGGCACGAGACCGGCGACGTACCGGAAGGGTGGCCGGAGTTGGAGGGGCAGTTCAGCGACCTCGACACGGCCGAGGCGGCGGCCGGCGAGACCGGCCGGCCGGCCGTATCAAGCCCGGCGGAGAGCCGTACCGCGGAAGGGGAGCGCCCCGGACCCACCAGCTGA
- a CDS encoding ATP-binding cassette domain-containing protein: MTTAAPAVEADGLIKTYPGGVTALDGMGITVAAGTVFGLLGPNGAGKSTTVKILTTLARPDAGTALVTGHDVLRHPDRVRRAIGVVAQKSGADPVATGRENLLLQGRLYGHRGAGLGRRADELLERFDLAAAGGRLVRTYSGGMQRRLDVALGLMHRPQVLFLDEPTTGLDPEARTAMWDEISRLAGDEGLTILLTTHYLEEADRLAERIAIVDRGRVVAEGTPDELKGELRGDAVHVELRETPGEVDAHLLATALGEFAAVREVTVDGRRLSARADDGPAAVPHVLSVLEQQGAAVASVTVARPSLDDVYLRYAGRRFADADTGEGAAAKPAAVPAASAGGTR, encoded by the coding sequence ATGACCACCGCAGCGCCCGCCGTCGAAGCGGACGGGCTGATCAAGACCTACCCCGGCGGGGTGACAGCGCTCGACGGCATGGGCATCACCGTCGCCGCCGGCACCGTCTTCGGACTGCTCGGCCCCAACGGCGCCGGCAAGTCCACCACCGTCAAGATCCTCACCACCCTGGCCCGCCCCGACGCCGGCACCGCCCTGGTCACCGGGCACGACGTGCTGCGCCATCCCGACCGGGTCCGCCGTGCGATCGGCGTGGTCGCGCAGAAGTCCGGCGCCGACCCGGTCGCCACCGGCCGGGAGAACCTGCTGCTCCAGGGGCGGCTGTACGGGCACCGCGGGGCCGGGCTCGGCCGCCGGGCCGACGAGCTGCTGGAGCGTTTCGACCTGGCCGCGGCCGGCGGCCGACTGGTGCGGACGTACTCCGGCGGCATGCAGCGCCGGCTCGATGTGGCGCTCGGGCTGATGCACCGCCCGCAGGTGCTGTTCCTGGACGAGCCGACCACCGGGCTCGACCCGGAGGCGCGCACCGCGATGTGGGACGAGATATCCCGGCTGGCCGGTGACGAGGGCCTGACCATCCTGCTCACCACGCACTACCTGGAGGAGGCCGACCGGCTCGCCGAGCGGATCGCCATCGTCGACCGCGGCCGGGTGGTCGCCGAGGGCACGCCCGACGAGCTCAAGGGCGAACTGCGCGGCGACGCCGTCCACGTGGAGCTGCGCGAGACCCCGGGCGAGGTCGACGCCCATCTGCTGGCCACCGCCCTCGGCGAGTTCGCCGCGGTGCGCGAGGTGACGGTGGACGGCCGGCGGCTCAGCGCCCGCGCCGACGACGGACCCGCCGCCGTACCGCACGTGCTGAGCGTCCTCGAACAGCAGGGTGCCGCGGTCGCCTCGGTCACCGTGGCCCGGCCGTCGCTGGACGACGTCTATCTGCGGTACGCGGGACGGCGGTTCGCCGACGCGGACACCGGCGAGGGCGCGGCGGCCAAGCCGGCCGCGGTCCCGGCGGCCAGTGCGGGAGGCACCCGATGA
- a CDS encoding ABC transporter permease gives MSTETLSQTWYMTQRQLMSILRQPVFLVITLVQPVIWLFLFGSLFRKVVELPGFGAGSYLDYLVPGVVVMSAVSSNMWAGMGTLEEIERGTLNRFLTTPVSRAALMNANVVQQGCSTAAQSVLIVLLGKLGGADYPGGVGGLLVLLVASVLLGTVFGAASNAVGMLVRQRESIIGINSFLLLPLTFLSSAFMAPGLMPSWMRHVADFNPVNWALVASRSAMSADPDRGDVLSRGGGLLALAVAAVWLSTRTFRSYQQSV, from the coding sequence ATGAGCACCGAGACCCTTTCCCAGACCTGGTACATGACGCAGCGCCAGCTGATGTCGATCCTGCGGCAACCGGTCTTCCTGGTCATCACCCTGGTCCAACCGGTCATCTGGCTCTTCCTGTTCGGCTCGCTGTTCAGGAAGGTGGTCGAGCTGCCGGGCTTCGGCGCCGGGTCGTATCTGGACTACCTGGTGCCCGGCGTGGTCGTGATGAGCGCGGTGTCCTCCAACATGTGGGCCGGCATGGGCACGTTGGAGGAGATCGAGCGCGGCACCCTCAACCGCTTTTTGACCACCCCGGTCAGCCGTGCCGCCCTGATGAACGCCAACGTGGTGCAGCAGGGCTGCAGTACGGCCGCCCAGTCGGTGCTGATCGTGCTGCTCGGCAAGCTCGGCGGCGCCGACTACCCGGGCGGCGTCGGCGGGTTGCTGGTGCTCCTGGTCGCGTCGGTGCTGCTCGGCACGGTGTTCGGGGCCGCCTCCAACGCGGTGGGCATGCTGGTCAGGCAGCGGGAGAGCATCATCGGCATCAACTCGTTCCTGCTGCTGCCGCTGACGTTCCTGTCCTCGGCCTTCATGGCGCCCGGCCTGATGCCCTCCTGGATGCGGCACGTCGCCGACTTCAACCCGGTCAACTGGGCTCTGGTCGCCAGCCGTTCGGCGATGTCGGCGGACCCGGACCGGGGCGACGTGCTCAGCCGCGGCGGCGGGCTGCTGGCCCTCGCGGTGGCCGCGGTGTGGCTGTCCACCCGCACCTTCCGCTCCTACCAGCAGTCCGTCTGA
- a CDS encoding siderophore-interacting protein produces the protein MADRPARRTPTPRRATVVHTERLTPHMIRVVLRVDPDDRPDIGAYTDHYVKLLFAPQGVVYPEPFDLEAVRSDLPREQWPRTRTYTVRAWDPAAGELTVDFVHHGDEGLAGPWAAAARPGDGIYFLGPGGGYAPDPAADWHLLAGDESALPAVAAAVEQLPPGAVARVLVEVADPADEQKLLVRGDVEVTWLHRGGRPVGEALVAAVTGLEFPPGDVQVFVHGEAGFVKELRRYVRVDRGVARERLSVSGYWRRGADEDGWQSSKREWNAQVEHEQEAGEQP, from the coding sequence ATGGCCGACCGACCGGCACGCAGAACTCCCACACCGCGGCGCGCCACCGTGGTGCACACCGAGCGGCTGACCCCGCACATGATCCGGGTGGTGCTGCGGGTCGACCCGGACGACCGCCCCGACATCGGCGCCTACACCGACCACTACGTCAAGCTGCTCTTCGCGCCCCAGGGCGTGGTCTACCCCGAGCCCTTCGACCTCGAAGCGGTCCGCAGCGACCTCCCCCGAGAGCAGTGGCCGCGGACGCGTACGTACACAGTGCGGGCCTGGGACCCGGCGGCCGGCGAGCTGACGGTGGACTTCGTCCACCATGGCGACGAGGGCCTGGCAGGACCGTGGGCGGCGGCCGCGCGGCCCGGCGACGGCATCTACTTCCTCGGCCCGGGCGGCGGTTACGCCCCCGACCCGGCGGCCGACTGGCACCTGCTGGCCGGTGACGAGAGCGCGCTGCCCGCCGTCGCGGCGGCCGTGGAGCAGCTGCCGCCCGGCGCGGTGGCCAGGGTCCTCGTGGAGGTCGCGGACCCGGCGGACGAGCAGAAGCTGCTGGTGCGCGGCGACGTGGAGGTCACCTGGCTGCACCGGGGCGGCCGGCCGGTCGGCGAGGCGCTGGTGGCGGCGGTCACCGGGCTGGAGTTCCCGCCGGGCGACGTGCAGGTCTTCGTGCACGGCGAGGCGGGCTTCGTCAAGGAACTGCGCCGCTACGTACGGGTGGACCGCGGTGTCGCGCGCGAGCGCCTTTCGGTGTCGGGCTACTGGCGGCGCGGCGCCGACGAGGACGGCTGGCAGTCGTCCAAGCGGGAGTGGAACGCGCAGGTGGAGCACGAGCAGGAGGCGGGCGAGCAGCCGTAG
- a CDS encoding cellulase family glycosylhydrolase — MLALLSLAGQPHASAATAAAPAAAGSGYWHTSGRQILDSANQPVRIAGINWFGFETSNDVVHGLWSRDYKSMIDQMKTLGYNTIRLPYSDDIFKPGTMPNSINFYNMNTDLQGLNSLQVMDKIVGYAGSIGLRVILDRHRPDAGGQSALWYTSSVPETTWITNLKALATRYQGNPAVVGIDLHNEPHDPACWGCGDTTVDWRLAAERAGNAVLGVNPNLLIFVEGIQTFNGTSGWWGGNLMGAGQYPVRLNVANRLVYSAHDYATSVAQQTWFTDPSFPANMPAIWDKYWGYLFKQNIAPVWVGEFGTTLQSTVDQQWLKALVSYLLPTSGNGGDSFSWTFWSWNPDSGDTGGILKDDWQSVDTVKDGYLSSIKAPTFGGTGSSGGTSSGTSSGTSSGTTAGTTTGTSSGTTAGTTTGTSSGTSSGTSSGTSTGTSSGTTSGGTTGGTGSSGCTAALHLDNQWDAGFTATVTVTAGSAAIHGWTVTWAWPGSQKETSAWSADVSQSGSGVTAKNLSYNGAVAATASTSFGLQGTASGSFTVPTLTCVAS; from the coding sequence ATGCTCGCGCTGCTGTCGCTGGCCGGGCAACCCCACGCCAGCGCCGCCACGGCCGCGGCCCCCGCTGCCGCGGGCAGCGGCTACTGGCACACCAGCGGCCGGCAGATCCTGGACTCCGCCAACCAGCCGGTGCGTATCGCGGGCATCAACTGGTTCGGCTTCGAGACCAGCAACGACGTGGTGCACGGCCTCTGGTCGCGCGACTACAAGAGCATGATCGACCAGATGAAGACGCTGGGCTACAACACCATCCGGCTGCCGTACAGCGACGACATCTTCAAGCCGGGCACGATGCCGAACAGCATCAACTTCTACAACATGAACACCGACCTGCAGGGCCTCAACTCCCTCCAGGTGATGGACAAGATCGTCGGCTACGCGGGCTCGATCGGCCTGCGGGTGATCCTCGACCGGCACCGCCCGGACGCCGGCGGCCAGTCCGCGCTGTGGTACACCAGCAGCGTCCCCGAGACGACCTGGATCACCAACCTCAAGGCGCTGGCGACCCGTTACCAGGGCAACCCCGCCGTCGTCGGCATCGACCTGCACAACGAGCCGCACGACCCCGCCTGCTGGGGCTGCGGCGACACCACGGTCGACTGGCGGCTCGCGGCCGAACGGGCGGGGAACGCGGTCCTGGGCGTCAATCCCAACCTGCTGATCTTCGTCGAGGGCATCCAGACCTTCAACGGCACCTCGGGATGGTGGGGCGGCAACCTGATGGGCGCCGGGCAGTACCCGGTGCGGCTCAACGTGGCCAACCGGCTGGTCTATTCGGCCCACGACTACGCCACCAGCGTCGCCCAGCAGACCTGGTTCACCGACCCGTCCTTCCCGGCGAACATGCCGGCGATCTGGGACAAATACTGGGGCTACCTGTTCAAGCAGAACATCGCCCCGGTGTGGGTCGGCGAGTTCGGCACCACCCTGCAGTCCACCGTCGACCAGCAGTGGCTCAAGGCCCTGGTCAGCTACCTGCTGCCCACCTCCGGCAACGGCGGTGACAGCTTCAGCTGGACCTTCTGGTCGTGGAATCCGGACTCCGGCGACACCGGCGGCATCCTGAAGGACGACTGGCAGAGCGTCGACACCGTCAAGGACGGCTACCTGAGCAGCATCAAGGCCCCGACCTTCGGCGGCACCGGCTCCTCGGGCGGCACGTCGTCGGGCACCTCCTCCGGCACGTCCTCCGGCACCACCGCCGGTACGACCACGGGTACGTCCTCCGGCACCACCGCCGGTACGACGACGGGTACGTCGTCCGGCACCAGTAGCGGCACCTCCAGCGGTACGAGCACCGGTACGTCGTCCGGTACGACGTCGGGCGGCACCACCGGGGGCACCGGCAGCAGCGGTTGCACCGCGGCCCTGCACCTGGACAACCAGTGGGACGCCGGCTTCACCGCCACCGTGACCGTCACCGCGGGCAGTGCGGCCATCCACGGCTGGACCGTGACCTGGGCCTGGCCTGGCAGCCAGAAGGAGACCAGCGCCTGGAGTGCCGACGTCAGCCAGTCCGGCAGCGGCGTGACGGCGAAGAACCTGTCCTACAACGGTGCCGTCGCGGCCACGGCGTCCACCAGCTTCGGCCTCCAGGGCACCGCGTCCGGCAGCTTCACCGTGCCGACGCTGACCTGCGTCGCGAGCTGA
- a CDS encoding MFS transporter yields MSATPTSFDANRPGPQAAGDSRTVLQRLYRRDLGAYPATGPRLAYLAIVVVTTVVLYYMLYVQYAVATSIITHFDMTYRYFVWVSVIGNAVGAFASLVAGLADRWGRANMVVYGLLIASLLVFFGLPNAGSKAVYLVLFALVSIVEGIVLVATPALIRDFSPQLGRATAMGAWTMGPVVGSLVVTTVTSQTLDTSSWQDEVRYSGIAGLVVFVVAIFALRELSPGLRDQIMVSLRDRALVEARAKGIDPQAARRGEWRQMLRLDIAGSGLAIALFLLLYFAAVGNFVVYFATTYGYSEQRANALANWYWAANAIALVVVGLLSDRLKVRKPFMIIGAVGSIVMTAVFATRATHPTTDYYTFAWLFVGIGIFSGVAYGPWMAGFTETVEKHNPAATATGLAVWGWTIRIVVAVSAAFIPVLVTAVTPLVDHGPQVTAAQAQAAPALKIVGAHPDIFAELGKYPAGKAPADVTARAVQEVGPADLMTVQKAQPQLAVLQKYGTKVQKAAHDGPGQWRTWWWICVGGQVLFLPFVFLMAGRWSPARAREDAAAHQAAVDRELASLT; encoded by the coding sequence ATGTCGGCCACACCGACGTCATTCGACGCCAACAGACCCGGACCACAGGCCGCGGGCGACTCGCGCACCGTGCTGCAGCGGCTCTACCGCCGCGACCTGGGCGCGTACCCCGCCACCGGGCCCCGGCTGGCGTATCTGGCCATCGTGGTGGTCACCACGGTCGTGCTCTACTACATGCTCTACGTCCAGTACGCGGTCGCCACGTCGATCATCACCCACTTCGACATGACCTACCGCTACTTCGTGTGGGTCTCGGTGATCGGCAACGCCGTCGGCGCCTTCGCCTCGCTGGTGGCCGGGCTCGCCGACCGCTGGGGCCGGGCCAACATGGTGGTCTACGGCCTGCTGATCGCCTCGCTGCTGGTCTTCTTCGGGCTGCCGAACGCCGGCAGCAAGGCCGTGTATCTGGTGCTGTTCGCGCTGGTCAGCATCGTCGAGGGCATCGTTCTCGTGGCCACTCCCGCGCTGATCAGGGACTTCTCCCCGCAGCTCGGCAGAGCCACCGCGATGGGCGCCTGGACGATGGGCCCGGTCGTCGGCAGCCTGGTCGTCACCACCGTCACCAGCCAGACCCTGGACACCTCCAGTTGGCAGGACGAGGTGCGCTACTCCGGGATCGCCGGCCTGGTGGTCTTCGTGGTGGCGATCTTCGCGCTGCGCGAGCTGTCGCCCGGCCTGCGCGACCAGATCATGGTGAGCCTGCGGGACCGCGCGCTGGTCGAGGCCCGCGCCAAGGGCATCGACCCGCAGGCCGCCCGGCGCGGTGAGTGGCGGCAGATGCTGCGCCTGGACATCGCGGGCTCCGGCCTGGCCATCGCGCTCTTCCTGCTGCTCTACTTCGCCGCGGTCGGCAACTTCGTCGTCTACTTCGCCACCACCTACGGCTACAGCGAGCAGCGGGCCAACGCGCTCGCCAACTGGTACTGGGCCGCCAACGCCATCGCCCTGGTGGTGGTCGGCCTGCTGTCCGACCGGCTCAAGGTGCGCAAGCCGTTCATGATCATCGGAGCGGTCGGCTCGATCGTGATGACCGCGGTCTTCGCCACCCGGGCCACCCATCCGACCACCGACTACTACACCTTCGCCTGGCTCTTCGTCGGTATCGGCATCTTCAGCGGGGTGGCCTACGGCCCGTGGATGGCCGGCTTCACCGAGACGGTGGAGAAGCACAACCCGGCCGCCACCGCGACCGGGCTCGCGGTGTGGGGCTGGACGATACGCATCGTGGTGGCCGTCTCCGCGGCCTTCATCCCGGTGCTGGTCACCGCGGTGACGCCGCTGGTCGACCACGGCCCGCAGGTCACCGCAGCGCAGGCGCAGGCGGCGCCGGCGCTCAAGATCGTCGGTGCGCACCCGGACATCTTCGCTGAGCTCGGCAAGTACCCGGCGGGCAAGGCGCCGGCGGACGTCACCGCGCGGGCGGTGCAGGAGGTCGGCCCCGCCGACCTCATGACCGTGCAGAAGGCGCAGCCGCAGCTGGCGGTGCTGCAGAAGTACGGCACGAAGGTGCAGAAGGCCGCGCACGACGGGCCCGGGCAGTGGCGCACCTGGTGGTGGATCTGCGTCGGGGGCCAGGTGCTCTTCCTGCCCTTCGTCTTCCTGATGGCCGGCCGCTGGAGCCCGGCCCGCGCCCGCGAGGACGCCGCCGCCCACCAGGCCGCGGTGGACCGCGAACTCGCCTCCCTGACCTGA
- a CDS encoding helix-turn-helix transcriptional regulator, whose protein sequence is MTERPFEALGLSPDADRAYSLLVSARGVGTAELARQLGVPAERGQATCGELAARGLARRGRDGRWYPVPPHAGFRPLLSRAQEQLRLGAELLDRLDAEYQRVHQGHRADEVVQVVAGRAAIRRRVEDFRGSARQEIASFVPGPAVAPRDPLPGGVRRRVVFERAGLEAAGAFGPPPADPLMSARVAGRLPARLGIADREVALLPPATEDDADPVMLVVLPSPLLDTLTALFDAVWAGGVPLVRRPDAQQPRSALRSRILAMLVSGSTDAAMARSLGVAVRTVQRHVAAMQREAGVDNRIQLVWHAARHGWLDDLPGELPGGRPGGSARRPSG, encoded by the coding sequence ATGACCGAACGGCCGTTTGAGGCCCTGGGATTGAGCCCGGACGCGGACCGGGCGTATTCGCTGCTGGTGTCCGCCCGCGGTGTCGGCACCGCAGAACTGGCGCGCCAGTTGGGCGTGCCGGCGGAGCGGGGGCAGGCGACCTGCGGGGAGTTGGCGGCCCGGGGGCTGGCCCGCCGCGGCCGGGACGGGCGGTGGTATCCCGTCCCGCCGCACGCCGGATTCCGGCCGCTGCTGTCGCGCGCGCAGGAACAGCTGCGGCTCGGCGCGGAGTTACTCGACCGGCTCGACGCCGAGTACCAGCGGGTCCACCAGGGCCACCGCGCCGACGAGGTCGTGCAGGTGGTGGCCGGCCGGGCCGCGATCCGGCGCCGGGTCGAGGACTTCCGCGGTTCGGCCCGGCAGGAGATCGCCTCGTTCGTGCCGGGTCCCGCGGTGGCGCCGCGCGACCCGCTGCCCGGCGGCGTGCGGCGGCGGGTGGTGTTCGAGCGGGCCGGGCTCGAAGCGGCCGGGGCCTTCGGGCCGCCGCCGGCCGACCCGCTGATGTCGGCCAGGGTGGCGGGCCGGCTGCCGGCCAGGCTCGGTATCGCCGACCGCGAGGTCGCCCTGCTGCCGCCGGCCACCGAGGACGACGCCGACCCGGTGATGCTCGTGGTGCTGCCGAGCCCGCTGCTCGACACGCTGACCGCGCTGTTCGACGCGGTGTGGGCGGGCGGCGTCCCGCTGGTACGCCGCCCGGACGCCCAGCAGCCGCGCAGCGCCCTGCGGTCGCGGATCCTGGCGATGCTGGTGAGCGGCAGCACCGACGCGGCGATGGCCCGCTCGCTCGGCGTGGCGGTGCGCACCGTGCAGCGGCACGTCGCCGCGATGCAGCGCGAGGCCGGCGTCGACAACCGCATCCAGCTGGTGTGGCACGCCGCCAGGCACGGCTGGCTCGACGACCTGCCGGGCGAGTTACCCGGCGGCCGGCCCGGCGGAAGCGCACGCCGGCCGTCCGGATGA